A single window of Leclercia adecarboxylata DNA harbors:
- the rmf gene encoding ribosome modulation factor translates to MKRQKRDRLERAHQRGYQAGIAGRSKEMCPYQTINQRSQWLGGWREAIGDRAVLA, encoded by the coding sequence ATGAAGAGACAGAAACGAGATCGCCTTGAAAGGGCTCATCAACGTGGTTATCAGGCTGGCATCGCCGGACGTTCTAAAGAAATGTGTCCCTATCAGACCATCAATCAGAGGTCGCAATGGTTAGGGGGCTGGCGAGAAGCCATCGGAGACAGGGCAGTACTTGCTTGA
- the pqiC gene encoding membrane integrity-associated transporter subunit PqiC, translating into MKKWLTIATVALLTACSSAENKSYYQLPVAAQAGGQSIASQGNRLLWVEQVAVPDYLAGNGVVYQTSDVQYVIANNNLWASPLDQQLRNTLVANLSSQLPGWVVASQPLGSDQDTLNVNVTNFHGRYDGRVIVSGEWLLNHQGQLIKRPFHLELKQQKDGYDEMVKVLAQGWAQESASIAREISRLP; encoded by the coding sequence TGCTGACCGCCTGCAGCTCAGCAGAGAACAAGAGCTATTACCAGCTGCCTGTGGCAGCGCAGGCGGGCGGGCAAAGCATCGCCAGCCAGGGGAACCGTCTGCTGTGGGTCGAGCAGGTGGCGGTGCCGGATTACCTGGCGGGTAATGGCGTAGTTTATCAAACCAGCGATGTGCAGTATGTCATCGCTAACAACAACCTGTGGGCCAGCCCGCTGGATCAGCAGCTGCGCAACACGCTGGTCGCCAATCTCAGTAGCCAGCTGCCGGGATGGGTAGTGGCGTCGCAGCCGTTGGGGAGCGATCAGGATACGCTGAACGTCAACGTGACCAACTTCCATGGACGCTATGATGGCAGGGTGATTGTCAGCGGTGAATGGCTGCTGAACCATCAGGGCCAGCTGATTAAGCGGCCTTTCCACCTGGAGTTGAAACAGCAAAAAGATGGCTACGATGAGATGGTGAAAGTACTGGCACAGGGGTGGGCGCAGGAGTCCGCCAGCATTGCCAGAGAGATTTCCCGTCTGCCATAA